One stretch of Diabrotica undecimpunctata isolate CICGRU chromosome 5, icDiaUnde3, whole genome shotgun sequence DNA includes these proteins:
- the LOC140442191 gene encoding zinc finger BED domain-containing protein 5-like produces MNNWLKTERLASSKSVQSRLPAESTENISEEAVAGCSSTEANTEDPGAGQDRQNTPTNKKAESKERTVSKKRKYDESYLSFGLFSVGIAKNLDGPCVICSKIMFNNSLVPANLKRHLDTNHHEHIVSCVLGEDAAKKVAAVQCSNNILSDRIHKISDHIEDKLTCRLKDSEMFSLQLDSSDVAGLSILLVFVRYPFKGSIEEDLFLCTPLETNTTGEEIFKAIDNYMTKHHIDWNKCIDVCSNGAAAIVGKIKETVTRIKNIAPNCSSSYCVLHRHALVPKNMPSASKKVLD; encoded by the exons ATGAATAATTGGCTCAAAACGGAACGTCTTGCAAGTAGCAAAAGTGTTCAATCACGTTTACCAGCAGAGTCTACAGAAAATATTTCAGAAGAAGCCGTTGCTGGTTGTTCT AGTACGGAAGCAAATACAGAAGACCCTGGTGCTGGACAAGACCGACAAAATACACCTACCAACAAAAAGGCTGAATCTAAGGAGCGAACTGTttcaaaaaagagaaaatatgATGAATCCTACTTGTCTTTCGGATTATTTTCTGTGGGAATTGCTAAAAATCTAGATGGACCATGCGTTATTTGTAGTAAAATTATGTTCAATAACTCTCTTGTACCTGCAAATCTAAAACGGCACCTTGACACCAACCATCATgaac ATATCGTCAGCTGCGTACTCGGAGAAGATGCAGCAAAAAAAGTTGCAGCAGTTCAGTGTTCCAATAACATCCTATCTGATCGAATTCATAAAATTTCAGACCACATTGAAGATAAATTAACCTGTAGGTTGAAAGACAGTGAGATGTTTTCTTTACAACTTGACAGTTCAGATGTCGCCGGGTTATCAATACTACTTGTTTTTGTGAGATACCCCTTCAAAGGATCAATTGAAGAAGATTTGTTTCTCTGTACACCCTTGGAGACAAACACAACAGGAGAAGAAATTTTTAAAGCCATTGATAATTATATGACTAAACACCATATTGACTGGAACAAATGTATTGATGTATGCAGCAACGGAGCTGCAGCTATTGTCGGCAAAATAAAAGAAACTGTAACAAGAATAAAGAATATTGCACCCAATTGTAGTAGCAGTTACTGCGTTCTGCATCGCCATGCGCTTGTCCCGAAAAACATGCCATCGGCTTCAAAGAAAGTTCTCGATTAA